One window of the Rhodococcus sovatensis genome contains the following:
- a CDS encoding type Z 30S ribosomal protein S14 → MAKKALVNKANKKPKFAVRGYTRCNRCGRPHSVFRKFGLCRICVREMAHAGELPGVRKSSW, encoded by the coding sequence ATGGCGAAGAAGGCATTGGTCAACAAGGCCAACAAGAAGCCGAAGTTCGCAGTGCGTGGCTACACGCGTTGCAACCGCTGCGGCCGTCCCCACTCAGTGTTCCGCAAGTTCGGCCTGTGCCGTATTTGCGTTCGCGAGATGGCGCACGCCGGAGAGCTTCCCGGAGTTCGCAAGAGCTCCTGGTGA
- the rplE gene encoding 50S ribosomal protein L5: protein MTTTENTAGTQPRLKARYRAEIKDALNTEFAYDNVMQIPGVVKVVVNMGVGDAARDAKLINGAVADLAAITGQKPEIRKARKSIAQFKLREGMPIGARVTLRGDRMWEFLDRLTSIALPRIRDFRGLSGTQFDGNGNYTFGLNEQSMFHEIDVDKIDRPRGMDITVVTTATNNEEGRALLKHLGFPFKEN from the coding sequence ATGACTACCACTGAGAACACGGCAGGCACGCAGCCTCGCCTCAAGGCGCGCTACCGCGCCGAGATCAAGGACGCCCTCAACACCGAGTTTGCATACGACAACGTCATGCAGATCCCCGGCGTCGTCAAGGTCGTCGTCAACATGGGCGTCGGCGACGCCGCCCGTGACGCGAAGCTGATCAACGGTGCAGTTGCCGACCTCGCCGCGATCACCGGTCAGAAGCCGGAGATCCGCAAGGCTCGCAAGTCCATCGCGCAGTTCAAGCTCCGTGAAGGAATGCCCATCGGCGCACGCGTCACGCTTCGTGGCGACCGCATGTGGGAGTTCCTGGACCGGCTGACCTCCATTGCCCTTCCCCGAATCAGGGACTTCCGTGGCCTCTCGGGCACGCAGTTCGACGGCAACGGCAACTACACGTTCGGCCTCAACGAGCAGTCGATGTTCCACGAGATCGACGTGGACAAGATCGATCGTCCGCGCGGCATGGACATCACTGTGGTGACCACCGCAACCAACAACGAAGAAGGCCGCGCGCTGCTCAAGCACCTCGGCTTCCCGTTCAAGGAGAACTGA
- the rplN gene encoding 50S ribosomal protein L14: MIQQESRVRVADNTGAKEILCIRVLGGSSRRYAGIGDVIVATVKDAIPGGNIKKGEVVKAVIVRTVKERRRPDGSYIRFDENAAVLIKPDNDPRGTRIFGPVGRELREKKFMKIVSLAPEVL, translated from the coding sequence GTGATTCAGCAGGAGTCGCGAGTGCGCGTCGCTGACAACACGGGCGCGAAGGAAATCCTTTGCATCCGCGTTCTCGGTGGCTCGTCACGTCGCTACGCCGGGATCGGCGACGTCATCGTAGCTACGGTGAAGGACGCCATCCCCGGTGGAAACATCAAGAAGGGCGAGGTCGTCAAGGCGGTCATCGTCCGTACCGTCAAGGAGCGTCGTCGTCCCGACGGTTCCTACATCCGTTTCGACGAGAACGCTGCCGTGCTGATCAAGCCGGACAACGATCCCCGCGGAACCCGCATCTTCGGCCCGGTCGGCCGCGAGCTGCGTGAGAAGAAGTTCATGAAGATCGTCTCGCTCGCCCCGGAGGTGCTGTAA
- the rpsS gene encoding 30S ribosomal protein S19 — protein sequence MPRSLKKGPFVDDHLLAKVDVQNDKGTKQVIKTWSRRSTILPDFIGHTFAVHDGRKHVPVFVSDSMVGHKLGEFAPTRTFKGHIKDDRKAKRR from the coding sequence ATGCCACGCAGCCTGAAGAAAGGCCCGTTCGTAGACGATCACCTCCTCGCGAAGGTTGACGTCCAGAACGACAAGGGAACCAAGCAGGTCATCAAGACTTGGTCCCGTCGATCGACAATTCTCCCCGACTTCATCGGTCACACTTTCGCCGTCCACGACGGTCGCAAGCACGTGCCGGTGTTCGTGTCCGACTCGATGGTCGGCCACAAGCTCGGAGAGTTCGCACCGACCCGTACGTTCAAGGGTCACATCAAGGACGACCGGAAGGCGAAGAGGCGATGA
- a CDS encoding APC family permease gives MADVAHDRKDAQPDSHELKRVLGPGLLLLFIVGDILGAGVYAVTGDMIENVGGIAWVPFVLAFVVATLTAFSYLELVTKYPQAAGAALYTHKAFGIHFATFIVAFAVICSGITSAATSSNVVAGNLLAGLHETFSDADGLGWFDVPTGSTSQLVVAVLFMGFLAAVNLRGVGESVKFNVVLTAVEMAALAIVIVIGFVAVGQGSAEGDIANLVVFEDQNDKGLFIAVTVATTIAFFAMVGFEDSVNMVEETKEPQKIFPKMMLSGLGIACLIYVLVVVAVIAVLPLNYDSGSEGILLHVVRTGAPGLPIDEIFPYLTVFAVANTALINMLMASRCIYGLARQKVLPMSLGAVLPGRRSPWAAIIFTTAMAIGLIVVVNRLSGNSVVSALSGTTGLLLLGVFSVVNVACLVLEQRPDKTFFRAPVWVPVAGAALCLFLVGPWARTESQMIQYKIAGAMLLIGVVLWAVTYIVNKSSGRGFPRTDTERLEAE, from the coding sequence ATGGCAGACGTAGCGCACGACCGAAAAGACGCTCAGCCGGACTCGCACGAGCTCAAACGAGTGCTCGGTCCAGGTCTTCTGCTGTTGTTCATCGTCGGCGACATCCTGGGCGCCGGCGTGTACGCGGTCACCGGGGACATGATCGAGAACGTCGGTGGTATCGCGTGGGTGCCGTTCGTTCTCGCGTTCGTCGTGGCGACGCTTACTGCGTTCTCGTACCTAGAGCTCGTGACGAAGTATCCGCAAGCGGCAGGGGCGGCGCTGTACACCCACAAGGCGTTCGGCATCCACTTCGCGACGTTCATCGTGGCGTTCGCCGTGATCTGTTCCGGTATCACCAGCGCCGCGACGTCCTCCAACGTCGTCGCCGGGAATCTGCTAGCTGGACTTCACGAAACCTTCAGTGACGCAGACGGTCTCGGATGGTTCGACGTCCCGACTGGCTCCACTTCCCAACTCGTCGTCGCCGTGCTCTTCATGGGTTTCCTCGCCGCGGTCAACTTGCGAGGTGTCGGAGAGTCGGTGAAGTTCAACGTCGTGCTGACCGCCGTCGAGATGGCGGCCCTGGCGATTGTCATCGTCATCGGGTTCGTTGCGGTCGGGCAGGGGAGCGCAGAGGGGGACATCGCGAATCTTGTCGTTTTCGAGGACCAGAACGACAAGGGACTGTTCATCGCCGTCACGGTCGCGACCACAATCGCGTTCTTTGCCATGGTCGGTTTCGAGGACTCCGTCAACATGGTCGAAGAGACCAAGGAGCCACAGAAGATCTTCCCGAAAATGATGTTGTCCGGTCTCGGCATCGCATGCCTCATCTATGTGTTGGTGGTCGTCGCGGTGATTGCAGTGCTGCCGCTGAACTACGACTCGGGCAGCGAAGGAATTCTGCTGCACGTAGTCCGCACCGGGGCGCCGGGTCTTCCAATCGACGAAATTTTCCCGTATTTGACAGTCTTCGCGGTGGCGAACACCGCGCTCATAAACATGCTCATGGCGAGCAGGTGCATCTACGGGTTAGCCCGACAGAAGGTGCTCCCGATGTCGCTCGGCGCCGTTCTCCCTGGTCGACGGTCGCCGTGGGCTGCGATCATCTTCACCACTGCGATGGCAATCGGGCTCATAGTCGTCGTCAACCGCCTGTCCGGTAACTCGGTGGTCAGCGCACTGTCGGGGACCACTGGTCTTCTACTTCTCGGAGTATTTTCGGTCGTGAACGTCGCGTGTTTGGTCCTCGAGCAACGCCCGGACAAGACCTTCTTCCGTGCGCCGGTGTGGGTTCCGGTCGCAGGCGCAGCACTGTGTTTGTTCCTCGTCGGACCCTGGGCCCGAACCGAGTCACAGATGATCCAATACAAGATTGCCGGCGCGATGCTCTTGATCGGAGTCGTGCTGTGGGCGGTCACCTACATCGTCAACAAATCCAGCGGTCGAGGTTTTCCGCGCACTGATACGGAACGCCTCGAGGCAGAGTGA
- the rpmC gene encoding 50S ribosomal protein L29, which yields MATGTPAAELRELTGEELVTKLRESKEELFNLRFQMATGQLDNNRRLRTVRHEIARIYTVLRERELGLATGPADDTAGDAA from the coding sequence ATGGCTACCGGAACCCCAGCCGCAGAGCTCCGCGAGCTCACCGGTGAAGAGCTGGTCACCAAGCTGCGTGAGTCGAAGGAAGAGCTGTTCAACCTTCGTTTCCAGATGGCTACCGGCCAGTTGGACAACAACCGTCGACTGCGCACCGTTCGTCACGAGATCGCGCGCATCTACACCGTCCTGCGTGAGCGTGAGCTCGGTTTGGCCACCGGTCCTGCCGACGACACTGCAGGTGACGCGGCATGA
- the rplX gene encoding 50S ribosomal protein L24, which yields MKVHKGDTVLVIAGKDKGAKGKVIQAYPADSKILVEGVNRIKKHTAVSANQRGASSGGIVTQEAPIHVSNVAVIDSDGNPTRVGYRTDEESGKRVRVSRKNGKDI from the coding sequence ATGAAGGTGCACAAGGGCGACACCGTTCTCGTGATCGCCGGCAAGGACAAGGGTGCCAAGGGCAAGGTCATTCAGGCCTACCCCGCTGACTCCAAGATCCTCGTCGAGGGCGTGAACCGCATCAAGAAGCACACCGCTGTTTCCGCGAACCAGCGCGGCGCGTCTTCGGGCGGAATCGTCACGCAGGAAGCCCCGATCCACGTATCGAACGTCGCGGTCATCGACTCGGACGGAAACCCCACTCGCGTGGGCTACCGCACCGACGAAGAGTCCGGCAAGCGCGTTCGTGTTTCCCGGAAGAACGGGAAGGACATCTGA
- the rplV gene encoding 50S ribosomal protein L22, giving the protein MSKTETANPTAKAVAKHVSVTPMKARRVVDLVRGRSVEDALNILKFAPQAASEPVAKVIASAAANAENNLDLDPSTLIVATAFVDEGKTGKRFQPRAQGRAFRIRKRTSHITVIVESLPKTGGTSRNRRKGQASKEGAQ; this is encoded by the coding sequence ATGAGCAAGACCGAAACCGCCAACCCGACTGCCAAGGCCGTCGCCAAGCACGTCAGCGTCACGCCGATGAAGGCACGTCGCGTCGTCGATCTGGTTCGTGGGCGCTCCGTCGAGGACGCGCTCAACATCCTGAAGTTCGCGCCGCAGGCAGCGAGCGAGCCGGTCGCCAAGGTGATCGCCTCCGCAGCAGCCAACGCCGAGAACAACCTGGATCTCGATCCCAGCACGCTGATCGTGGCGACTGCGTTCGTCGACGAGGGCAAGACCGGCAAGCGTTTTCAGCCGCGAGCTCAGGGTCGTGCATTCCGGATTCGCAAGCGCACCAGCCACATCACGGTGATCGTCGAAAGCCTGCCCAAGACCGGCGGAACGTCTCGTAACCGTCGTAAGGGCCAGGCGTCCAAGGAAGGGGCTCAGTAG
- the rplP gene encoding 50S ribosomal protein L16: MLIPRRVKHRKQHHPKRSGAAKGGTAVTFGDYGIQALEPAYITNRQIEAARIAITRHIKRGGKVWINIFPDRPLTKKPAETRMGSGKGSPEWWIANVKPGRVLFELSFPDENVARQALTRAIHKLPMKARIITREEQF, from the coding sequence ATGTTGATCCCACGCCGGGTCAAGCACCGCAAGCAGCACCACCCGAAGCGATCGGGCGCTGCCAAGGGCGGAACCGCTGTGACATTCGGTGACTACGGCATCCAGGCTCTAGAGCCTGCCTACATCACCAACCGTCAGATCGAGGCCGCTCGTATCGCGATCACCCGCCACATCAAGCGTGGCGGCAAGGTCTGGATCAACATCTTCCCAGACCGCCCGCTCACCAAGAAGCCTGCCGAGACCCGCATGGGTTCCGGTAAGGGTTCGCCCGAGTGGTGGATCGCGAACGTCAAGCCGGGACGCGTGCTCTTCGAGCTTTCGTTCCCCGACGAGAACGTCGCGCGTCAGGCACTGACACGCGCTATCCACAAGCTGCCGATGAAGGCACGCATCATCACCAGGGAGGAGCAGTTCTGA
- the rpsQ gene encoding 30S ribosomal protein S17 — MSEEKTVTEERNNRKVRIGYVVSDKMEKTIVVELEDRVKHPLYSKVIRRTTKVKAHDEKGDAGVGDRVQLMETRPLSATKHWRLVEVLEKAK, encoded by the coding sequence ATGAGCGAGGAAAAGACTGTGACTGAAGAGCGCAACAACCGCAAGGTTCGGATCGGCTACGTCGTATCCGACAAAATGGAGAAGACGATCGTGGTCGAGCTGGAAGACAGGGTCAAGCACCCTCTCTACAGCAAGGTCATCCGTCGGACCACCAAGGTCAAGGCACATGACGAGAAGGGCGACGCCGGCGTAGGCGATCGCGTTCAGCTCATGGAGACCCGTCCGCTGTCCGCCACGAAGCACTGGCGACTGGTCGAGGTTCTCGAAAAGGCCAAGTAA
- the rpsC gene encoding 30S ribosomal protein S3, translated as MGQKINPHGFRLGITTDWKSRWYADKQYSEYVKEDVAIRKLLATGMERAGIAKVEIERTRDRVRVDIHTARPGIVIGRRGAEADRIRGALEKLTGKQVQLNILEVKNAESEAQLVAQGVAEQLSNRVAFRRAMRKAIQSAMRQPNVKGIRVQCSGRLGGAEMSRSEFYREGRVPLHTLRADIDYGLYEAKTTFGRIGVKVWIYKGDIVGGKRELAAAAPAAGNDRPRRERPSRPRRSGASGTTATSTEAGRAASAEAPASTEPNQEG; from the coding sequence GTGGGTCAGAAAATCAACCCGCACGGCTTCCGCTTGGGTATCACCACTGACTGGAAGTCGCGCTGGTACGCAGACAAGCAGTACTCGGAGTACGTCAAGGAAGACGTCGCGATCCGTAAGCTCCTCGCCACCGGCATGGAGCGCGCGGGAATCGCGAAGGTCGAGATCGAGCGCACTCGTGACCGTGTTCGCGTGGACATCCACACGGCACGTCCGGGCATCGTCATCGGTCGTCGTGGCGCCGAGGCCGACCGCATTCGCGGAGCTCTCGAGAAGCTGACCGGCAAGCAGGTCCAGCTCAACATCCTCGAGGTCAAGAACGCCGAGTCCGAGGCTCAGCTCGTGGCCCAGGGTGTTGCCGAGCAGCTCAGCAACCGCGTCGCATTCCGTCGCGCAATGCGTAAGGCCATCCAGTCGGCCATGCGTCAGCCGAACGTCAAGGGCATCCGTGTCCAGTGCTCCGGTCGACTCGGCGGCGCCGAGATGTCCCGCTCGGAGTTCTACCGCGAAGGCCGTGTGCCGCTGCACACGCTTCGTGCGGACATCGACTACGGGCTGTACGAGGCCAAGACCACCTTCGGTCGTATCGGCGTGAAGGTCTGGATCTACAAGGGCGACATCGTCGGTGGCAAGCGTGAGCTCGCCGCTGCTGCACCTGCTGCAGGCAACGACCGCCCGCGCCGTGAGCGTCCCTCGCGTCCGCGTCGTTCCGGTGCCTCTGGCACCACCGCGACGAGCACCGAGGCCGGCCGCGCGGCATCCGCAGAGGCTCCGGCCTCGACCGAGCCGAATCAGGAGGGCTGA